From Pseudomonas arsenicoxydans:
GCGCGGCCGTCAGGCGTGGGCGAATGAACCCGGCGGGCACCACGTTGCGCAGGCACAGTCGGGACAGGTGACGCTTGCGGTCGAGGTCGCGCTTGCTGATGTCAAACAGAAACTGTTCATCGAAGAGTTCGGCCACCCGGCAGAACTGCAGCATGTCGAAGTAGAAACCCTGCAAGGCGCTGTCCAGGCCCTGGGGGTGATCGTTGAGATAATCGCCAATGCTCGCGCTGCATGAAGACAGCGCCTGGAGGAGTTTTTCCGGTGCCTTGTCGTACGCCTGATACGGGGCCGTTTGCAGGTTGTGCAGGGCATTCCACTCTCGATTGACCCGCTGTAACGACTTTTTCAGCGCCTCGGGAGCGACTTTTCGCACCCAATCAAGGGTCGACTGCTCAAGACTGGCGCTGTACATCTGCCGGCCGCGCTCCACCAGGTTATGGGCTTCATCCACCAACACCGCGACTTTCCAGTTGTTGGCCTGAGCCAGCCCGAACAACAGCGCGCTGAAATCGAAATAGTAGTTGTAGTCGGCGACCACCACGTCTGCCCAGCGGGCCATTTCCTGGCTCAGGTAATAAGGACAAACCTCATGCGCCAGGGCAACCTGGCGAATGGCGGCCTGGTCGAGCAAGCTCAGCTTACTGGCGGCTTGGCGAGCGGCGGGCAAACGATCATAAAAACCATGGGCCAACGGACAGGACTCACCGTGACAGGCTTTGTCCGGGTGTTCGCAGGCCTTGTCACGGGCGATCATTTCCAGCACCCGTAACGGTGGCGCAGCGGTGCTTTGAAGGATCACTTGCGCGGCGTCCAGCGCCAGTTTGCGCCCCGGGGTTTTCGCGGTAAGAAAGAACACCTTGTCCAGTTGCTGCGGCGCCAGGGCCTTGAGCATCGGGAACAGCGTGCCCAGGGTCTTGCCGATTCCGGTTGGCGCCTGAGCCATCAGGCAGCGCCCGGTGCTGACCGCCTTGAACACTGACTCAGCCAGATGCCGTTGCCCAGCACGAAAGCTCGAATGGGGAAACGCCAACTGCTGCGCCGCGTGATTGCGCGCATCGCGGTGGGCCATTTCCTGCTCGGCCCAGTGCAGAAACAACCCGCAGTGATGTTCGAAAAACTGCTGCAGCTGCGCAGCGCTGAAAGCTTCGACCAGGCAGGTTTCCTTTTCACTGACGATGTCGAAGTACACCAGCGCCAGATTGATCCGGGCCAGTTCCAGCTTCTGGCACATCAGCCAGCCGTAGATTTTCGCCTGTGCCCAGTGCAACTGACGGTGGTTGGCCGGTTGTTTGCTCAGGTCGCCGCGATAGGTTTTGACTTCCTCCAGGCAGTTTTGCGCAGGATCGTAACCGTCTGCCCTGCCCTTCACGGACAAGGTTCGGTACAGGCCTTCGAGGGCCACTTCGCTTTGATAGCCCTCGCTGCGCCGTGAAGCGACGGTGCGGTGCCCGACGATGCCTTCCAGCGCCGTGGGCGACGGGGTAAATCGCAGGTCCAGGTCGCCAACCTTGGCGGTGAACTCACACAACGCCCGCACCGCGATGCTGTAGCTCAAGCGCTCTGCTCCGACCATTGCACGTAACAGACGGCGATAGGCATCTGGTGTTCGTGACAAAACTCCAGCCAACGCAACTGGTTGTCCTGCAAGCGGTCGCCGGGGCCTTTGACTTCGATCATGCGGTAGGTCTTGTCTTGCGGCCAGAACTGGATCAGGTCCGGCATGCCGGCGCGGTTGGCCTTGATGTCCATCAGCAGACGATTGAACCAGTGCTTGAGATGCTCGGGCGGCAGGCAATCGAGGGCCTGGTCCAGCAGTTCCTGGCTCAACGCGCCCCAGAACACGAACGGCGACTGCACGCCCCACTTGGCGACATACCGCTCACGCAGGGTCTGTACGTAGCGCCCGTCATCGAGTTCGGCAAGACACGCCTCAAACAACCCCGCCCGACGAGCATGGAAGTCCTCGTTGAGCAGATCGACCGGCCCGCGCTGGAACGGGTGAAAAAAAGCGCCTGGCAACGGGGCAAAGATTGCTGGCCAGCACAGCAGTCCAAACAACGAGTTGATCAGGCTGTTTTCGACGTAATGCACTGGCGCCGAATCCTGCGCCAGATGTGCTTGAACGTAATATTCCACCGACAGCGCTGGATCGACTCTGGGCAATTGCAGGTCCAGGCGCTGCATGTCTCGAGGCGCTGGCCGTTTCATCGCCGGGCCGCCCAGTTTGCGTCGCAGCCTGGGCAGCACACGCAACAGATGTTGATGCTCGGCGGCGCTTTCCGGCGTTTGCTCGGCGTGAGTCGCCAGGTCCATGGCCAGTTGATACTCACCGCAGCGCTCCAACACCCGGATCAACCGCACCCGTGCGCCGGGATAGGCGCAGTCGCGGTAAATGGTCAGTGCGGTGGAGAAATCCGCCAGGCGTTCGCAGTGCTGGCCAATCTGGAACAACAGCTTGCCCCGGCGTCGTTGCAGCCACGGGTTACTGAGTTCCAGTGCGTTGATTTGCTCAACGATGTCCGCCACCGCCTCACCCGCCTCGAAACGTTGCTGGCATTGGTGCAAGAACACACAGGCGTCCACGTCTTCACGGCAGCGCAGGCCTCGGGACTCGGCGCAAAATTCGACTTTCTCATAGGTGAAAATGCCGAGATCGGCCAGCACGAACTCAGACCAGTCCTGATAAAGATTGCCGAAAAACATCAACCGCAACCGGTCACACAGGCCCATGATGGTCAAGGTAAACAGGCGGTCATCGAGTTGCGGGCACCATTGGCTGAAGCTTTGGGCATCGCACAACTGTTCGCTCAGCGACGGTAGCCAATCGGACTTCTTGCCTTTGGGTTGTTCGATGACCGTACCGAAGCACTGCAGAATTTCGGCCTTGAGCAGCACATCGAACAGCTCCTCAATCGGCAAGGGCGAGTGTTCATCGATCCAGCCTGCCGCCAACAACGGCTCGGCAGCGCGGGCGATGTCACCAATCTCCAGGTAGCTCAGTTTGCCGGCCCTGAAATGCACGCCCTTGCGCATCACCATCCTGACCAGCAGTGCGCGGGACTCACGAGGTTGTCGACGGAAATCCTGGACGAAGCCCTGCTCCTCGACGCTGAGCACATCGCCATAGCGATGTTCAAGCCAATCAAGTACTTGCATGAAGTTGTTCAAGTAATAGAACGGATCGTCGAGCGGATTTTCAGTCACAGAAAAACAGGGCCATTGGAAAGTGAGTACTGGTTATGCGTACAGATACCAGCCAAGGCGTACCCGGCGCAAACAGAAAAGGATAAGCGGCGGCGCTATTTGGCAATTTGCGCGGGTTATCGAACTTTCCTTTGTTCCACGGCACCAACCGACATAGACGATTTTTTTTGGCATTGTTAGAGGTGTTTATGAATATCAGGATTCTGAGTTTGCCACTGGCCGCGGTAGCGTTTCTGGCGCTGGGCGGTTGCTCTACACCCACGGTCGTGACCTTGCAGAACGGCACCCAGTATTTGACCAAGGACATGCCGAAAACCAAGTCCAAGGATGGCTTTTACGAGTTCGAGGATATTTCCGGCGCGAAAGTGAAGGTCAACGCCAACGACGTGGCGACGGTTCGCAAGGAAGACTGAAGACTGCGTTATTGTTCATCGCGGGCAAGCCCGCTCCCACAGGTTCTGAGTCGAATGCATGTGGGAGCGGGCTTGCCCGCGATGAGGCCCATACCGGCGCCACAGGACTATCAGGCAATCACAATCCCTGAGCCGGACAAACTGTCCAGTCCAACCCCGACCAGCGTCACCGAATCCGCACCAAACGTCAGCACCGTATCGTGTCCCACTGCCGTGGCATGCGCCCGATAGTCATCGCTCGGCGTCACCCCTTGTACCCCGAGAAACACCAGCTTGTCGTTGGCCTGATAGCCCAGCACCCTATCCTGACCAAATGCGCCGCTGAACAGGAACGTATCGACCCCGCCACCCGATTCCATCAGGTCGTTCCCCGCCCCGCCCACCAACACATCATTGCCCTTGCCGCCGATCAGGTGATCGTTGCCGTCCAGGCCAAACAACCAGTCGCCCGTCGCCTGGGCCTTGAGCGTATCGGCACTTGAGCCCCCCTTCACCGAGGACACGTACTGCGTCAGGTTATTGCCCGCCAACAGCCCGTTGGCCGTCACGCTGTGGGTCACCTCATCCTTGAGCAGTCCCCACAAGCCCCCCGGTTCCTGAGTGACAAGGCTGCCGATGTCGCGGGTGATGCTGATGCCGCCATGGGCATCACGCACATACAGGTTGCCGGCGCCGTCGTTGGCGAATTCAAAGCCCTTTACCGACTGCTGCAAGTCCAACACGTTGTTGCCCTTGCCACCGAGCAGGATGTTGTAGCCGCCCGCATCGCGGAAGGTGTCGTTGCCGTCACGGCCCTCCAGATAGTCATTGCCCTTGCCGCCCTGAATCAGGTCATTGCCGTCGCTGCCGATGATGAATGTGCTGCCCTTGTGGGTTTCAGCGTTGCGATTCAGGTCCTGCACCCAGGTCGTGGCGCGCGCCGGGTCCGAGAGGTTGGCGACGATGATCGTCGAGTCTTTGCCGGTGAGGTCGTAGAACGACGATTCGATGACCCGATTCATGCCGTCGCCATAGGCGGTGGGCAGGTGCGAGATCCACGTTGGAATGTTGAGAATGGAGAACGGCAGCACATTCCACGCCGTCGAGGCGTAGTGGTCATTGAAGCTGACGATATTATCGGTCGCCGAGTCCTTGGGGGCATCGTGCACGCCCACCGACGACAGGTTAAAGGAGGAACCGTCGAGGGCTCGAAACACCGGATCGTTTTCGTAACCGACGTTGAGCACTTTGTCGGTGCTGCTCTGGGTTGGCGACGCGTAGGCAATGTAATTGGAGTCCTGATAGAACCCGTTCCACTTGCCGCTGCTCAAGTCCGCCAGGCTGTTGACCGCCAACCCGCCCAGGCTGTGGCCACTGACCAGGACGTTTTTGCCCGACAGGCCATTGGCCTGGGCAAACGCCGCGACATCGCCCAGCAAATGGCCGAAGGCTTCGCCAACGTAGTTTTTCGCATAATCCTTGGGACCCAACGCCGCCAGCAGATCGTTGATCACGTCCCCGATGGAATCGCTGATCAAGGTTTCCCTCGGACCGCTGGTGCCACGAAAGGCGATGCCGATTTCGGTGAGATGCCCTTGCGCATCGTACTTGCCGAGGATCTCCACCTGCGCGCTGGTGTAGCCGGCTTTCTCACCGAAGAACGTTCCGCGCGCATCGACCTTGCCGTCATAGCCCAATTGCGAGGCGGTGATCGGCGTCCAGCCGGCTTTGTGCACGGCATCCAGCGCTGCTTTTTCCGAGTCGGGGTTCCATGGAATTCCGGGAATCACCCCTTGGGAATCGGCGCCGCCCAATAGCGCAGTGACCAGTGTCGCCGGCAAACCAAGGCCAAAGCCGTTGTGCTGGTAACCGGTGGCAAAGCCGTTGTCGAGGTTGTGGTAGGAATACAGCGTGATCGCCATCGCGTCAGTGAATAACGCTTTGGAATCTGCCGTGCCGAAGTTCTTGTAGTCGTACACACCCATTGGTATTGCCTCTCTTTTTTTGGAATTGTCAGAGATAGCTCACAACCAGGACGCCCCACTCACGAGGCGCACCGGAGCTTCTAGTGCATGCTTGCTTTGCGTTAAATCAGAACTGCCAGTCGAGCGTCAGACCCACGCCGTGGTCCTTCTCGCGGGAACCGAGCAGTCCGTTGTAATCCAGGCTCAAACGCACATCCTGCGCCACCGCCAGACCGGCTCGCGCGCCTATGACGGCGGCGTTACGGTCCAGGGAAACGCTTTGCACGCTGAACCCGGTGTTGCCGTTGACGAAGGCCAGATGGTCTTCGGAACGGGTGTTGCTCAGGTTGTGCTGCCAGCCCAGCGTGCCGGACAGTTCAAGTTGCTGCTTATCCGACAGCGCAATGGCTTTGCTCGCCCGCAGGCCGAGGGTCGAAAGCACGGCGTCGCGATTGTCTTCGCCGCCCTTGAGTGCGGCGGCATCGCCCTTCTCGGTGAAGCTGTCGCTGTTCAAGTGCACGTATGCCAGGTTGGCGAACGGTTCCAGCGCCAGCGGTTGCAGGTCCAGGCGATACGCGGCTTCCGTGAACAACTGTGCGGTCGTGGCATCGCGCTTGGATTTCTGCTTGCCGCTGACATCGCCCAATTGCAGTTCCCGTTTCACATCGATGCGATGCCAGCTGTAAGCGCCGCCGACGCTCAAGCGCAGGGCGTCGATTTCATGGCCCACATAGGCGCCCAAGTGGTAGCTGTCGACGGAAGCCGACGAGTGCGTGCCATCGCCCAGGCTCAATGAACTGTCGCTATAACCGGTGACGAAACCCAGCCGCGTATCTTCAGTGATCAGACCGTCGACGCCGGCCAGCAAGCCACCAATGGAGCTTGTGGAACTGGCGTTGTCGTGCCCGCCATCACTCTTGCCCCAGGCGCCAAGGACTTTGACCCAGGCGTTGCTGCGGTCATCGGTAGGCGCGGCGGCATCGAACAGATCACGCTCACGCAGGCGCTCGCCCACGGCATCGCGCAGGTAACGGCTGTCGTTGAGCAACAGCGTGCCGATGGCCGGGTGAATCTCGCCGGACAACTGCTGGAAGGCTTGTTGCGCGACGGCGGCGGTTGGCGACAGCAGCAATGTTTCATAGAGCGAATTGCCCGCGCCGAGTTGCTCGGCCGCAGCGGCGACGGCGCGTTGATTCGGGGTCTGGCCGACGCTGGCGAAGGATGCTGCATTGCGTTCTACCGCCAGTTGCACGCCATTGGCCGAGTAGTCGAGCGCGCCGCCGATGAACAGATAGTTGGGCAGCACTGCGCCGAACTGGCCCTGGATGCCGCCGGCCGCTTGCAGGATGTTGTACTGGTGGCCGAGCAAGGATTTCACTTCGCCAGTCGTCAGCAAGGTCGGGCTGTTTTCCAGGGACAGGCTGACCGTCGCGCCATCGATCACGGCTTTACCGCCCGCCACGATCTGGTCGCTGTTGGTCGGCGATAACTCCACGGCGTAGGTCGAGCCACGCTCGAAAGTCACATCATCGGCGACCTGCAAGGTGCCGATGGAATTGCCAGGCGCCACGGTGCCGCCGCTTTTGGCGGTCAGTGCGCCAATGCGACCGTTACCGCCGAGGATCCCGCTGTCATTGACGGTGACCGCCGAGAGCAGCGAGCCGTTGATGGCCAGCCGGCCCTGATTGACCAGCGTCGGGCCCGCGTAAGTGTTGGCGCCGGTCAGCACCAGCGTGCCGATGCCTTGCTTGGTCAGGCCGCCATGACCGGCAATGTCGTTGCGCCACACGTCCAGTCCGCAATGCACGTCATTGCACACGCGCTCGGTTGGTTTGCCCGCATCGATCGTCGCGCCGATACCCGGCAAGTCCGCCACAAACTGGCTGGAACCGTAGGCGCCCTGGATGCGGAACTCCTCGGGAATGTCCTGCTCGGTGACCAACATCGCCGGGCCGTCGATGCCTTTGCGCAGGTTGATCATGCCCCAACCGTACAGCGCGTCGACACCCGGTGCGCCCATGTCGGTGGCCGTGGTGCGCAATACGCTGGCGACTTGGCCGCCGGTCATGTAGGGGAAGCGCTCCATCAGCACCGCGACCGCACCGGCCACATGCGGCGCCGCCATGGACGTGCCGTTTTTGTTGGCATAACCCACGGTCAGGTTATCGGCATTGGTGCCGCCGATGACCGCACTGAAGATCCGGCTGCCGGGGGCCGACACGCAGAAGCTCGCGGTGTAGCCGCAGCGCGACGAGAAGGTGCTGATGTTGTAAAGGTCCGGGCTGCTGAGGTCCGGGTTCTTTTGCAAGGCCGCGACGGTCACCCAGTTCGGTGCGATCTCCGGGACGAAATAGCCCAGGCCGGCGATGGCGTCAGGATTGTTGAGGTTGTAGTCGTTGCCGGCGGCGAAGATCGTGACGATGCCGCTGCGGGCTGCCGCGATCGCGCCGTCGTAGGCGCCGCCCTGGCGAGTGCCGAGGATCGGGCGGATCTGATTGAACTGCAGTTGCGCGTCCTGCACGGTGAAATGCGGATACGCAGGGTCGCGCCCGCCCAGATCGAAGCGATCGGTGATGCCGATGCCCCAGCTGTTGTTGATGATCCGTGCGCCGCTGGCAATCAAGGCGTCCCAACCCGCCTTGTACACCGCGCCGTCGTTGCCAAGGATGATGCCGTCTTCGGGACCGGGGTCACCATTGTCCGCGCTGATGATTTGCGCGTTGTACGCCACGCCGTGCATCGGGTTGCCGTCACGGCTGCCCGCGGCAATTCCGCCGACATGGGTGCCGTGGGAACCGAGCTTGCCGTCGGAGCCGACCGAAGGCGAACCGTCATACACAAACGCGTCTCCGGCTTTGACCGGAATGTACGGGTCGGTGTATTCACGAATGCCGCGGGTGACCAGGGTGACGACCTTGTTGGCGCCCGAGAACTCCGGGTGCAGAGCGTAAACCGGTTGGTCGAAGATCCCCAGTTTCACGCCTTTGCCGCTATAGCCGGCGGCGTAGGCATCCTGAGCGTTGATGGCCCCCAGGCCCCAATCAGCGTTGAATTCCGCGCTGCGCCAGCTGTTGGGATCGCCCGCGCGGCCGTTTTCCACATAGGGTGCGGCTTGCGCGGTGCCGACCGAAGCCAATGCGCAGAGCAAGGCCAGGTTGTTGTACTTGTTAGTCATCCCGTTACCGTCCTTAGTTGTGTTGCCAAAATCCCTTTGCCTTGAAGGCACTTTCATCTTCACGCGTCTTATGCATCAGAACTGCCAATTGAGGCTAAGCCCTACGCCGTGAATCTTCTCGCGGCTGGCCAGTTGGCCGGTGTAATCGAGGTTCACGCGAATGTCGCGGCTCAGCGCGAGGCTGGCATGGGCGCCGACTAGCGCGGCATCACGCACCATGGGCGAGCTTTCTATCGAGAACGGTGTGCTGCCGCTGACGAATGCCAGGTGTTCCTCTGAATCGGTGTTCCTCTGAATCGGTGTTGCTCAGGTTGTGCTGCCAGCCGAGGCTCGCACTCAGGTCCAGTTGTTGCTGGCCGGACAGGTTCACCGTTTTCAGAGCACGCAGGCCCAAGGTGCTGAGCACCGCGTCACGGCTGTCGCCGCTGTTTTTCAGTGCAGCGGCATCACCTTTCTCGTTGAAGCCTTCGGTATCGAGGTGCACATAGGCCAGATTCACAAAGGGTTCGAGCGCCGCAGGTTGCAGGTTCAGGCGATACGCCGCTTCGCCGAACACCTGGGTGGTGCCAGCATCGACCTTGGCTTTCTGTTTGGCGCTGACGTCGCCGTATTGCAGGTCCCGTTTGACGTCGGCGCGATGCCAGCTGTAGGCGCCGCCGGCACTCAGGCGCCAGGCACCGGATTCGTGGCCGGCGTACGCGCCCAAGTGATAACTGTCGACCTTGGCCGATGAATGCGTGCCCGAGCCCATGCTGATCGAACTGTCGCTGTAGCCGGTGACCAGGCCGATCCGTGTTTGCTCATCGAGCGCCCCGTCGACCCCGGCGAGCAAGCCGCCAATCGAGGTGGTATAGCCGGCGGTGTCATGGCGCTCATCGGTCGTGCCCCAACTGCCCAGCGCCTTGATCCAGCCATTGCTCTGAGCGCCGTGGGCGTCCACCAGTCGTTCGCCGACCGCATCGCGCAGGTAGCGACTGTCGTTGATCAACACCGAGCCCAACGCCGGATAGATTTCCCCCGACAATTGCTGGAACGCTTGTTGCGCAGACGATGCATCGGGCGACAGCAGCAGGCTTTCGTAAACCGGGTTCCCTGCACCAAGACCTTCCACGGCGAACGCTACCGAGCGCTGGTTCGGCGTTTGGCCAATGCTGGCGAAGGTTGTGGCGTTGCGTTCGACACTCAGTTGAATGCCGGTGGCGGCGTAATCGAGGCTGCCGCCGATGAACAGGTAGTTGGGCAGCACCGCGCCGAACTGGCCTTGAATGCCCCCGGCCGCTTGCAGGATGTTGTACTGATGACCGAGCAGACTCTGCACTTGTTGCGCGCTGAGCAAGGTCGAACTGTTTTCCAGGAACAGGCTGACCGTCGCGCCGCTGACCGTGGCCATGCCGCCCGCGACGATCCGATCGCTAGCGGTCGGCGACAACTCCACCGCGTAGGTCGAGCCCGGGGCAAACGTGACGTCGCCATTGACCTGCAAGGTGCCAATGGAATTGCCGGGAGCGACCGTCGCGCCACGATTGGCGGTGAGTGCTGCAATTCGTCCCGAGCCGCCCAGAGTACCGCTGTCATTGACGGTGACCGCTGATGCCAGTGAACCGTTGACCGACAGCAACCCGCCATTCACCGTGGTCGGCCCGCGATAGCTGTTGTCGCCGGTCAGCATCAGCCGTCCTGCGCCGGACTTGATCAGGCTGCCTTCGTAGACCCGAGTGGCCGCTGCGGCATCGCGCAGCATGCCCACCGCATAGTCAGTCTGATCCTGCTGGCTGGCACCGACTGGCACGCCGTTCTGCCAGCCTTTGCTCTGCAACGTCTGTTGCCAGGCAGTGTGTTCGGCAGCGTCTTCGCTCTGGCGCTGGATCAGCGCCTTGTCAGTGATGTTGTTGCTCCAGACGTCGCTCTGCCCTGCCCCCAGATTGGCCTCGAACCGCCCGAGCAATTGCCCCGGCCCGTGCATCGCCCGCTCCAGGTTGGCCACGCCCCAGCCGACCCGGGTATTGGGCGCGTCGGTAATCGAACCATCGAGTTGGGTGGCGGTGGTCAGCAAGGTTTCAAGCGCCTGCTGGTTGTTCATGTACGGATAGCGTTCCATCACCAGCGCCAGGGCGCCGGTGGCATGCGGCGCAGACATGGAGGTGCCGGACTTGATCGCATAACCGGCGCCCGGGATGGTGCTGTCGATCTTCGCGCCCGGGGTGGTGATGCACCAATACTTGGCGATGCCGCACTGGTTGTATTTCTGCTGGTTGCTTTGGTCGAGCCCCGAGACTGCCAGCCAGTGACCTTCCAGGTCCGGCTGTAAATACGGCAATGCCGAGCGCACGCTGGCATTCGGGTAACCGCTGTTGCCAGCGCTGAACACGTTGATCACGCCGCGTCGGGAAACGTCGGCGGCCGCATCGAGCCATGTGCCCTTGTTCCAGTGCTGTGCGTAAGCGGCGTGCAAATCGTCGAGGGTCCGATAGCTGACGTCCGGCGGCTGGCTGCCCCAACTGTTGTTGATCGCTCGCACACCGGCATCGGCCAAGGCGTTGTAGACCGCTTTGAAGTAGCGCGGATCGGGATTGGGACCGAACAGAAAGCTGTCGTTCTTGTTGGTGTTGCCGACGTAGACCTGCGCGTTGTAGGCAACGCCGTGCATGCCGCTGCCATCGCGCGCGGCGCCAATGGTGCCCGCAACGTGGGTGCCGTGGGAGTCGTTGTTGGGATTGAGCGTGCCGTCGACGTTGAACACTGAGCCGTCGACATAACTGCCGCTGGCCAGCACAGCGTGGTAACGATCAGTGGTGAATTCGGGATGGGAGGCATCGAAGCCTGAATCGAGTTCGCCAATTTTCACGCCGTTGCCGGTGATGCCGGCGGCATAGGCTTGATCGGCCTGCATGCGGCCCAGCCCCCAATCACGCTGGAACTCGGCCGAACGCCAACTGGCGGCGTCGCCGAGGGTGCCGGTTTCCTGATACAGCGCTTGGGCGGAGCCGGGCACAAATGAAATCCAAAGCAATAGCGTGCCGACCGAAACCGGCTTGATCTGTACGTCCATGTTCACTTCTCGCTTTTCTTATTTTTTGCAGGAGCTGTGTAGGAGCTGTCGAGTGCAACGAGGCTGCGATCTTTGGGGCTTGATCTTTAAAGCAAAGTCAAAGGATCGCAGCCTCGTTGCACTCGACAGCTCCTACGGGGGTATTCGTGGGCTTTATTGTGTTCGTGGGCCTTGGCCGAATGCCTCGTCCACCTTGGCGAGATCCTGTTCGCTCAAGGTGCCGGCGTAGTAATGCAACTTGGTCCAGGCCATCAGGTAGTCATACCTTGTCTGGGCCAAATCCCGGCGGGTGGTAAATAGTTGTTGTTCGGCGTTCAGCGCATCCAGGTTGACCCGCTCACCGCCCAAAATGCTTTGTTTGGTCGAGATCACCAGCGCTTCGGCGGACTTCAGGGCTTTTTGATAGGCGCGCAGTTTGTTCACACCCGACAGGCAGGCACTGAACTGTCGGCGCAGCTCGATCAATGTTTCCCGGGTTTTGCCATCCAGTTCGTACTCGGCCTGTTCCATGGTGCGGCTGGCCTGGCGGGTCGACGCCGACACTCCGCCGCCGGCATACAGCGGCACGTTGACTTCAATGCCGATGGTGTTGGTGTCATAGCGCTGGTTGTAAGTGTTGCCGCTTTCCGACTCGTTCTGGCGCACCGATGCGTAGGCACTGACTTTGGGCAAGTGCCCGGCGCGGTTGCGTTCGACTTCATAACGCGCGACTTCCACCGCCTGGCGCTGGGAGGCCAGGTTCGGGTTGTTGGCCACGGCCATCTCGTGCCAGGTGTCGTAATTGGCCGGTTGCAGACTGAACGTCTGGAAGTTCTGGTCCAGCGGCGCCAGGTCCGTGATATCGATGGCCTGCACGCCAATCAGCGCGCCCAGTTCACGCAAGGACGCGTCCTGTTCGTTGCGCGCCTCGATTTCCTCGGCGGTTGCCAGCTCGTAACGGGACTCGGCTTCAAGAATGTCGGTGCGTGTGCCCTCGCCCTGGCGGAACATTTGCTCGTTCTGCTGGAACTGCTGCTCGAAGGCCTTTTTCTTGGCCAGCGCAATGTCGATCTGATCCTGGGCAAACAGCGCCTTGGTGTAGTTTTCCAGGACGCGCACCAGCAACTCCTGACTCTTGCCACGGAACGCTTCATCGGCAAACAACGATTGCGCCACGCCTTTGCGATACGCCGCGTAGGCCTCGTAGTCGATCAAGGGTTGTTGCAGGGTCAACGTCGAGCCGTAACTGTTGTAGTTGCGGTCATCGCTCTGGTTTTGCCCGCGCTCATTGAGATAGGTGACCTTGGAGGTATTGCGGCCCTTGTTGTAGTTGTAACCCAGTTTTGGCAACAAGCCGGCCCGACCGATGATGCGGTTTTCAAGGCCGGCATCGCGTTCCTTCATCGCGCCGAGAAACACCGGATCATTGCGCAACGCTTGCTCGTAGATATCGAACGGCCCCATGGCCATCACACTGTTGCACGTCAGCAACGCCAGGGTTGCCGCGAGCATGGAAAGCTTATTCATACAGCCGAACATCCTTATTCCTCGGTCAACGCGGAGCCTGCCCGGTCGAGCAGCGGTTTGAACAGATAGTTGAGGAGTGAACGTTCACCGGTGCGCACGAACATTTCCGCCGGCATGCCGGGCTTGATCACCAGGCCGTTGAGTTTTTCCATCGCCTGGTCGCTGACACTGCTGCGCAGCACGTAGTACGGCGCGCCGGTTTTTTCGTCGACCATCTGGTCGGCGGAGATCAGGCTGACCTCGCCTGGGACGCGCGGTGTACGGCTCTGGTTGAACGCGGTGAACAGGATGTCCACCGGCAAGTGGGTGCCCACCTTGTCGATCAGGTTGATCGGCAGGTGCCCTTCCACTTCCAGGCGTGTGCCTTGGGG
This genomic window contains:
- a CDS encoding polyurethane esterase, with amino-acid sequence MGVYDYKNFGTADSKALFTDAMAITLYSYHNLDNGFATGYQHNGFGLGLPATLVTALLGGADSQGVIPGIPWNPDSEKAALDAVHKAGWTPITASQLGYDGKVDARGTFFGEKAGYTSAQVEILGKYDAQGHLTEIGIAFRGTSGPRETLISDSIGDVINDLLAALGPKDYAKNYVGEAFGHLLGDVAAFAQANGLSGKNVLVSGHSLGGLAVNSLADLSSGKWNGFYQDSNYIAYASPTQSSTDKVLNVGYENDPVFRALDGSSFNLSSVGVHDAPKDSATDNIVSFNDHYASTAWNVLPFSILNIPTWISHLPTAYGDGMNRVIESSFYDLTGKDSTIIVANLSDPARATTWVQDLNRNAETHKGSTFIIGSDGNDLIQGGKGNDYLEGRDGNDTFRDAGGYNILLGGKGNNVLDLQQSVKGFEFANDGAGNLYVRDAHGGISITRDIGSLVTQEPGGLWGLLKDEVTHSVTANGLLAGNNLTQYVSSVKGGSSADTLKAQATGDWLFGLDGNDHLIGGKGNDVLVGGAGNDLMESGGGVDTFLFSGAFGQDRVLGYQANDKLVFLGVQGVTPSDDYRAHATAVGHDTVLTFGADSVTLVGVGLDSLSGSGIVIA
- a CDS encoding VRR-NUC domain-containing protein; its protein translation is MQVLDWLEHRYGDVLSVEEQGFVQDFRRQPRESRALLVRMVMRKGVHFRAGKLSYLEIGDIARAAEPLLAAGWIDEHSPLPIEELFDVLLKAEILQCFGTVIEQPKGKKSDWLPSLSEQLCDAQSFSQWCPQLDDRLFTLTIMGLCDRLRLMFFGNLYQDWSEFVLADLGIFTYEKVEFCAESRGLRCREDVDACVFLHQCQQRFEAGEAVADIVEQINALELSNPWLQRRRGKLLFQIGQHCERLADFSTALTIYRDCAYPGARVRLIRVLERCGEYQLAMDLATHAEQTPESAAEHQHLLRVLPRLRRKLGGPAMKRPAPRDMQRLDLQLPRVDPALSVEYYVQAHLAQDSAPVHYVENSLINSLFGLLCWPAIFAPLPGAFFHPFQRGPVDLLNEDFHARRAGLFEACLAELDDGRYVQTLRERYVAKWGVQSPFVFWGALSQELLDQALDCLPPEHLKHWFNRLLMDIKANRAGMPDLIQFWPQDKTYRMIEVKGPGDRLQDNQLRWLEFCHEHQMPIAVCYVQWSEQSA
- a CDS encoding YgdI/YgdR family lipoprotein, with the translated sequence MNIRILSLPLAAVAFLALGGCSTPTVVTLQNGTQYLTKDMPKTKSKDGFYEFEDISGAKVKVNANDVATVRKED
- a CDS encoding ATP-dependent DNA helicase, which codes for MSYSIAVRALCEFTAKVGDLDLRFTPSPTALEGIVGHRTVASRRSEGYQSEVALEGLYRTLSVKGRADGYDPAQNCLEEVKTYRGDLSKQPANHRQLHWAQAKIYGWLMCQKLELARINLALVYFDIVSEKETCLVEAFSAAQLQQFFEHHCGLFLHWAEQEMAHRDARNHAAQQLAFPHSSFRAGQRHLAESVFKAVSTGRCLMAQAPTGIGKTLGTLFPMLKALAPQQLDKVFFLTAKTPGRKLALDAAQVILQSTAAPPLRVLEMIARDKACEHPDKACHGESCPLAHGFYDRLPAARQAASKLSLLDQAAIRQVALAHEVCPYYLSQEMARWADVVVADYNYYFDFSALLFGLAQANNWKVAVLVDEAHNLVERGRQMYSASLEQSTLDWVRKVAPEALKKSLQRVNREWNALHNLQTAPYQAYDKAPEKLLQALSSCSASIGDYLNDHPQGLDSALQGFYFDMLQFCRVAELFDEQFLFDISKRDLDRKRHLSRLCLRNVVPAGFIRPRLTAARSTVMFSATLSPRHYYADLLGTPTNTVWIDVESPFHADQLKVHIVSQISTRYVHRQASLEPIVELIAQQFTQRPGNYLAFFSSFDYLQQVAQLLAERHPQITQWSQSRGMAEDQRQAFLDQFTAHSQGVGFAVLGGAFGEGIDLPGARLIGAFIATLGLAQLNPVNEQLKHRMAAIFGAGYDYTYLFPGVQKVVQAAGRVIRTQQDQGVVMLIDDRFGESKVRQLLPRWWSVEQAPFLSIA